The following proteins are co-located in the Hevea brasiliensis isolate MT/VB/25A 57/8 chromosome 11, ASM3005281v1, whole genome shotgun sequence genome:
- the LOC110656473 gene encoding acid phosphatase 1, whose amino-acid sequence MAASQSLLSLLLFSLLSITVSQSIIRMPSDRKTRNADDDLYCASWRLSVETNNAGYWTNLPSRCGRYVEHYTTGDLYFSDSEVVASDSLAFARTVKIAGDGKDAWVFDIDETLLSNLPYYALHGFGSEPFDDASFDEWVDLAEAPALPASLNLYKELKQLGFTIFLLTGRGEYQRNVTGKNLLFAGYGDWERLILRQTSDRGKSATLYKSQRRLELVNEGYRIHGSSGDQWSDLLGFAVAERSFKLPNPMYYIQ is encoded by the exons ATGGCCGCCTCCCAGTCCCTCCTTTCGCTCCTCCTCTTTAGCCTCCTATCCATCACCGTTTCCCAGTCCATCATCCGAATGCCCAGCGACCGTAAAACTCGCAACGCAGACGATGATCTCTATTGCGCTAGCTGGAGACTCTCAGTAGAAACCAACAACGCCGGATACTGGACTAACCTTCCTTCCAGATGCGGGCGCTACGTGGAGCATTACACCACCGGTGACCTCTACTTCTCCGATTCTGAGGTCGTGGCTTCCGATTCCCTTGCCTTTGCTAGGACCGTGAAGATTGCTGGCGATGGGAAGGACGCTTGGGTCTTCGATATTGATGAGACTCTGCTATCCAATCTTCCCTACTACGCGCTCCATGGATTCGG ATCGGAGCCCTTCGATGATGCATCTTTCGACGAATGGGTGGATTTAGCTGAAGCGCCTGCTTTACCAGCAAGTTTGAATTTGTACAAGGAGCTAAAGCAGTTGGgatttacaatttttttattgACTGGGCGGGGTGAATATCAAAGGAATGTCACAGGAAAAAATCTCCTATTTGCAGGATATGGCGATTGGGAAAGGCTAATTTTGAG GCAAACTTCGGATCGAGGCAAGTCAGCTACTCTGTACAAATCTCAGAGGAGACTGGAGTTGGTAAATGAAGGCTATAGAATACATGGTAGCTCTGGAGATCAGTGGAGTGACTTATTGGGGTTTGCAGTGGCAGAGAGGTCCTTTAAACTCCCAAATCCAATGTATTATATTCAATAA
- the LOC110656472 gene encoding leucine-rich repeat extensin-like protein 4 has translation MEKSWLLAFLLLFQVLPSGAAIGVGVGVGVGVGVGVGIGNAGGGGGGVRIGEGINDPPPSGSSISNLNSAYTALQAWKSAITDDPLKILDTWVGTDVCSYKGVFCVVPRGDGLAAPPGPVVAGIDLNHANLQGNLVKELSVLADMSLLHLNSNRFSGTIPETFEDLSSLQELDLSNNQFSGPFPFVTLYIPNLIYLDLRFNSFAGPIPEDVFNKRLDAIFLNNNLFSGQIPQNMGNSPASVINLANNKFTGSIPASFGVMSSKLKEILFLNNQLTGCIPEGVGLFTEMEVLDVSYNSLMGHLPDTVSCLSEIEVLNLAHNKLSGELPDLVCSLRSLLNLTVAYNFFSGFSPECTKLFIRNVGFDFSLNCIPGRVMQRPQPECSAIPGQGLSCLRVPPATQPVVCGSLGVTIDANLGPSYP, from the coding sequence ATGGAGAAGAGCTGGCTTCTAGCTTTTCTCCTTCTCTTCCAGGTATTGCCAAGCGGAGCAGCGATTGGTGTTGGTGTTGGAGTGGGTGTGGGTGTGGGTGTGGGTGTTGGCATAGGCAATGCAGGTGGTGGCGGTGGAGGGGTAAGGATTGGTGAGGGAATCAACGATCCACCACCATCTGGGTCTTCAATTTCAAATCTCAACAGTGCTTACACTGCTCTACAAGCTTGGAAATCAGCAATCACGGATGACCCATTAAAGATTTTGGACACTTGGGTTGGCACTGATGTTTGTTCTTATAAGGGAGTTTTTTGTGTAGTTCCTAGAGGTGATGGATTGGCTGCCCCCCCTGGTCCAGTTGTTGCAGGCATAGATCTCAACCATGCAAATCTCCAAGGGAATCTTGTCAAAGAACTCTCTGTCCTCGCAGATATGTCTCTCCTTCACCTCAACAGCAACAGGTTTTCAGGCACAATTCCTGAAACTTTCGAAGACCTCTCTTCTCTCCAGGAGTTAGACCTGAGTAACAACCAGTTTTCAGGTCCTTTCCCTTTTGTTACTTTGTACATTCCAAATCTCATTTACTTAGACCTTAGGTTCAACAGCTTTGCAGGACCCATTCCTGAAGATGTTTTCAACAAGAGACTAGATGCAATTTTTCTCAACAATAACCTATTTTCTGGTCAAATTCCTCAAAATATGGGCAACTCTCCTGCTTCTGTGATAAACTTGGCTAATAACAAATTCACGGGAAGCATTCCAGCTAGCTTTGGTGTGATGAGTTCTAAATTGAAGGAGATTTTGTTTCTCAATAATCAGTTAACAGGCTGCATTCCAGAGGGAGTTGGGCTCTTTACAGAGATGGAAGTCTTGGATGTAAGCTACAATTCACTGATGGGCCATTTGCCAGACACAGTATCTTGTCTCAGTGAGATTGAAGTTCTCAATTTGGCACATAACAAGCTCTCTGGTGAACTGCCTGACCTGGTTTGTTCTCTGAGAAGCCTCCTGAATTTGACTGTTGCTTATAATTTCTTTTCTGGGTTTAGTCCAGAATGTACCAAGTTGTTCATTAGGAATGTGGGTTTTGATTTCTCTTTGAACTGTATTCCTGGAAGAGTTATGCAAAGACCTCAACCAGAGTGTTCGGCTATACCAGGACAAGGATTGAGTTGTCTCAGAGTACCTCCTGCTACACAACCTGTTGTTTGTGGATCACTCGGGGTAACAATAGATGCTAATCTAGGCCCGTCATATCCGTGA